The DNA region GAGCCCAAGGCGCCCTACATGGCGCCCTACATGGCCTACCTGCTGCTCTTAATGCTCAACGACGTCTTTCCCACGTCGCTGCGCTGGCTGGCGATCCTCCTCCACATCGCCCTGGCGAGCTACGTTACCTGGCTCTTTCGCCATCACCTCCCGCCCCTGGGCCGGCCGCATTGGATCCTCGCCATCGTCGTCGGTCTCATCGCCGCCTGGGGCTGGGTCGCCGGTCAGCACGCCGTCAACGGCGTCGTCATCGCCGGTCACGACCTCGGAGGTTGGCTCCCCTTCTATCCCGGCTCGGCCAAACCCTATAACCCGCATGTCGATTACGGCGACGGCGCGGCGTTCTGGGTGTACGTCTCCGCGAAGATCACCCGCGCCTGCACGATCGTCCCGATCGTCGAGGAGATCTTCTGGCGCGGCTTCATCCTCCGCGCCTTCGTGAACTGGGACCGCTTTGAAAAGGTCCCGTGGGGGCAATTCGCCTGGCGGGCGATGATCGGCTCCGCGCTGATTTCAGTGATCCAGCATCCCGCCAACTGGATCGTCAGCATCGGCTGCTGGCTGCTCTTCAACGCTCTGTTCTATTGGAAGAAAAGCTTGCTGTGCCTGATGATCACCCACGCCGTGACCAATCTCGCGCTCTATATCTACGTGGTCCGCGCGGGCGATTGGCAATTCTGGTAGCGCCGGCGGGGATTTCGATCCGCCCGATAACGCCCCGCGATTGACCCTGACGGTCCAAAGGATTAAACTATTGAGTAACGGTCCATCGGTCGGTCGCAAGCCGATCCGGCCCGTGGCCTACCCTGCCCCTTGGTGCCGCCATGCTGAGAAAACTGCCTCTTTACGCAATTTGTCTGTTCGCCGCCGCGCCGTTCGCCTGCACGAAATCCGAGGACGATCTTCGTCCCGCCCAGCGCGCGGCGGGCGGGCTGATGCCCGACACGGATCCGAAGTTCGAGGCCGAATACGTCGCGGATCAGAGCCAGGTCAAGCTCGTCGCCCCGCGGACAGTTTCCTACGAACCGCTCGATACATTCCGGGGCAAGGCGGAACCTGCGGCCAAGGCCGATGCGCCCGCTGACGCAGAACCCGCGAAGTCGACGGCCCGCGCCGCGCCGGGGCCGCGCGGCACGCCCAGCGCCCCTCCATCAGCCGGCGGTGGTAACTTCTGGAGCCGCGTCGGCATGAAGGCGCTCATGGGCGGCGGCGCCGCGCCGCCCGGTCCGCCCCCCGCCAGCCCGGGTCAACCCGCGCCGAAGGAAGACGAGCCGGCCGCTGAGGAAGAGGCCGCAGACAACGAGGACGCGACCGAGGAAGAAGAGGCTGACGCCGACGAAGAAGAACCTGCGGAGGACGAGGAGGCCGACTCGGACGAAGAAGAATCAGAAGACGAGGGTTCGGAAGAGGAACCTAAAGAAGATACACCCGACAAAGAGCCGAAGGACACAGACAACCGCGATTGACCGGTGCACTACGGTCTCCCCCAATCTATAGATCGCGGATAACATCCGCGTCGTGGCGCGCAAGCATTCCAACTTCATCTGCGAATCCTGTGGCCGCGTCCATGCGCAGTGGATGGGCAAGTGCCCGGACTGCGGCGAGTGGAACACGCTTGTCGAGCAGGTCGTTGAGGGCACTGCCGAGGATAAGCATCGACCCGTTGTCTCGGCCGAGCAGCCGATCCTGGCGGCGATCAAAGACGTTCAGCCGGATGCGACACGGCGATACCCGTCCGGCATCGCCGAGTTCGACCGCGTGCTCGGCGGTGGGATTGTGCCGGGCTCGGCGATCCTGATCGGCGGCGATCCGGGCATCGGCAAGTCCACGCTGCTTCTGCAAGTCGGCCACGCGCTCGCCACGGCCGGCAAGAAGGCGATCTACGTCAGCAGCGAGGAATCACTGGGGCAGATTCGCCTGCGGGCCGCGCGGCTCAACTTCGCCGATTCGCCCATGCTTACCGCCGCGCAGGCCAACCTCGACATCATTTCCAACCTGATCCAGCAACAAAAGCCCGACCTCGTCGTAGTAGACTCCGTGCAGATGGTCTATCGCCCCGACATGACGGCCGCCCCCGGATCGGTCACGCAACTTCGCGACGCCGCGGCGCGGCTGATCTGGCTGGCCAAGCAGATGGGCTTCGCGCTCGTGCTCGTAGGGCATGTCACGAAGGAGGGCGCCATCGCCGGGCCGATGATCCTGGAGCACCTCGTCGATTGCGTGGCGTACTTCGAGGGCGACCGATTCCATTCCCACCGGCTGATCCGGGCCGTCAAGAATCGCTTCGGCTCGACGGACGAACTGGGCATCTTCGAGATGACCGACGCGGGACTGATCCCCATCGCCGATCCGTCGAAGCTCTTTCTGCAATCCGGTCGCCAGGCGCGGCCCGGCTCGGTCGTGTTGGCGGCGTGCGAGGGTACGCGAACGCTTCTGGTCGAAGTGCAGGCGCTCTGCGCGCAATCCGTCTTTGGCTCGGCCAAGCGCAAGGCCACGGGCGTGGACGCCGGGCGCGTTTCCATGATCCTCGCGGTCATCGAGAAACACGCGGACTGCGTGGTGGGCGATCAGGACGTCTTCGTCAATGTGGTGGGCGGCGTCCGCGTGAACGAGCCCGCCGCCGATCTGGCCATCGCGCTTGCGGTGGTTGGGGCCATGACGAATCGAAGCCTGCCGGCCACGACCGTCGTGTGTGGAGAGCTGGGACTGGGCGCGGAGCTTCGCCCCGTGCATCATCTGCGGCAGCGCATCACCGAGGCCGCGCGCGTCGGCTTCAAACAATTCATCCTTCCCAGGGGCGAGCAGAAACCCGCCCCGGCGACGAAGGACGCCGCCATCGAACTCCTCGCCTGCGAAAGCCTGAGCCATGCCCTTCGACAGCTCGCCTGACCTGCTGGTCGATGACTCGCTCCCCGCGCGCCGCACCAGCGCGTTGCTGGCGATCGTGGCCGGCGCCGCCCTCATCGGCAACTGCCTGCTCAACTCGCCATCCCGCTTTTCCGAACAGCAACTGCACGACGCGTCCCCGCTGCATTGGGTCGTGTGGCTCCTCGCGCTGGGTGGGCAATTCCCGACTGCCCGCGGCGTGGAAATCCGCAATCTGATCTTCTACTCCGCCGCCGCGATCCTGGCGATTCTCGCCGGCGCGCGGCTCGCCCTGTCTGGAGTTCGCCCGCGCATGTCGGAAGATGACCTGTGGGACTTTCGCCGCCGCGCGTCCAGCCCTTATTTCTGGTGGTTTCTGCTCTTGATCGTCAGCGCCCTGAGTTCCTGGTATGCCCACGCCCCTGCCGTATGCAAAGGCCAGACGATTGCCCGGCTTCTCCAGGCCGCCTGGTGGTTTCCGCTTGCGGCGCTACTGGTCTCCAAACATGTCCGCATGGTCGCCATCACGCTCGTCGCCGCGTTGGCGACCACCGCGGCCATCGGAATCTGGTATCAACTCGCCCGCGTCATGCCCAACCTACCCGCTGCGCGGCTTCAATACCCGATGGGTAACGAATTGTGGCTGGCGGCATGCCTCTTGCCCGGTGTGTTTGTCGCACTGGGACTGGTCGCGGCGAGGCCGCGGACGGTCTGGCTGGGTGCGGCGGTCCTCGCCTTGCTGGTAATGGCCGCCGCATTGGCCTTGACGCGCTCGCGCTCCGCCGCCGCCGGTCTCGTTGCGGGGTTCGTGGCGGCGGGACTGTGTCTCGCACCACCGAAATGGCGCAAGCCCGCCATTCTGACGATTTGCCTCCTCGGAATCGCCGGCGCGCTCTATTTTCAGAAGCAATTCTCCGGCGGACTTCGCTCCCACTCCTTTCGCTCGCGAATCGGCTACGAGTGGCCCTACGCCCTGCACCTCTTTTCGCTGAAGCCGATCGCCGGTCACGGCGACGGCGCGTATTCCCTCCTGGCCGGACAGTTCGCCCGCATGGATCAGCTCGACGATCCCGGCATCATGCGCAGCGATGAAAACGTCTGGAGCGGCCACGCCCACAACGAATTCCTGCAACTGCTTTGCGACCTCGGCATCCTGGGCACGCTGGCCTTCGCCGCGGCCATCGGCACCACGCTCTACCACGCTTTCCGTACCGTGACCGCGTCCTCTCTGCCCGGCGAATCCCCCGGCAACCGGTGGCTTGTCATCGGCCTGATCGGCGCGCTCGCCGCCTCGACCGTCGAGGCCTGTGGAACTCCGGCCATCCGCGAGCCCGGCGCGACGCCGATCGTTCTGACGGTCTGGGCATGTCTCTGGGCGCTCGTCCGGCGAAGCCGCCCGGCCGTGCCGACCGACGAGCGGGACAAACCCTTCAGCGAAGCGGCGCTGCGTCTGACGGGCCTGGTCGCGGTCCTGGGCGCAGCCGCTTTGGGCTGGCACGGTATCCAGGACTGGCGCGCCGCCCGCGCCCGCTTCGAGTCCGAAGCCGCGTTGAATGAGATGCAGTTTGTTCGTTCCGCCCAACAGGCCGACTTCGCCGCCGCGCATCTTCTTGATCCCTTCCAAAAAAACCTCGCCCGCATGATCGCGACCTGGGCCCGGTCGCTGGAATTCGATCGGCGCCTGGCCCATTCAGCCGCCGCGCCCGGCGACGACGAACTCGACGTCGCCCACGAGGCCCTCACCCGACTGAACCAGCTCAAACAGGATACCCCTCGATTCCTGCGCGTATCACGGATCGAATCCGCGCTCTGCCTCAACCTGGCCCGAGCCTATGAGCGGCGCGGCGAGCGGGCGAGTCGAGATGAATATCAGGAGAAGTTCATTGCCGCGCTGGAAGCGAGCCGGGCCGATGAGCCGTTTCTCGCAGATCGCGTCGCGGCGTTGTGGCGGGCCAAGCCGACGGCGACGGTAATGGATCGCTTGAACTGGCTCCGTGCGCTCATTCGGGTCGGGGAGATGGACCCTCAGGTCCTGCAACTCTTCAGCAGCCTGGATCGGGCCCCGGGCTTTGCCCAGGCCTTGGAAGATCTTTACCAGATCGCCGCGCGGGACGAAAACCGGACGCCGGACGATTGGGAAGACCGACTTTCTCCGGAAACTTTGCGGCTGGCCGCCCTCGCCAAGGCCCTGTCCGGCAGTCCGGCCGACGCAGCTCGGCTCGCCGACCGGGCCGTGTCGCTGTATGAAAAGGCGGGGCCTCGCCTCTTCGGTGGAACCGCCGCCGCGTTGCACGAGTCCGTTCATTATCGCTTTGCCGCCGACCCGACGACTTTGACGGAGGAAAATCTCGATCGACTGGCCCGCGCGCATACGCTGTTGGGCTCCCCGGCGACCCGCGAGTCGACTCTCGCCGGTTCCCTCGGCGAAACCAGGCTTCACCTCCTGCTCGCCGCGGGACGGGAAAAGGACGCAGAGGCACAGATACCCCGACTCGAATCGACCTCTCCCGATGCGCCACTGCCGACACAACTGGCCCAGGCCTATGTCCGGCTGGCGAGTTCGTTCGCCGAGGAGCCCGGTCGTTATCCCAATGTCCAGCGATGGTGCCGCCGAGCGGAGGAATTGGCCCCGACGATTCCCGATCCCCACGCCGTTCTGATCCGCGCGGCGCTCCGCGCCGGGGACGAATCCACGGCCCAGTCCGCCGCCCGGAAAATACTGGATTTGGAGCCTGATCGGTTAAAGGCTGCTGAATATCTCACGGGCCTGCGGCAGCGGTACCCCGGCCTCGCACTTTGGGCGGACTTGGCGAAGAGTTATCCCGGGCTTTTCTCCCCGGTGACCTCCAAGCCGACCACGTCACAGCCGTGATTCCCCTTGGGACTTGTTTGCTGCCCGCCGATGCGTACAATCCCACTTTTGGGGCCCTTCCTATGCATCCCAAAATCATCGGCGATGCGGTCACCTTCGATGATGTCTTGCTCGTGCCCGCCCGCAGCGCGGTCGTCCCCCGCGACGCCGACGTCCGCACACAACTGACCCGCAACATCACCGTCAACATCCCCCTGGTCTCCGCGCCGATGGACACAGTCACCGAGGCGAGCCTGGCGATCGCGCTGGCGCAGGAGGGCGGCATCGGCATCATCCACAAGAATCTGTCCATCGAGGCACAGTGCCGCGAGGTGGACAAGGTCAAGCGCAGCGCACATGGCGTGATTCTCGATCCGGTCACGCTCCGACCGACGGACACAGTGGACCAGGCGGCCGAGGTGATGCGGTTGCATAACGTTTCCGGCGTGCCGATCACGCAGGAGGATGGCACGCTGGCCGGCATCCTAACGCGGCGGGACATGAAGTTCATGGAGCATGGGCCGCGGGAAACGCAAAAAAGTCAGAGCATCAAGAAGTCAAAATATGCGGAGCTTCGCATCGACGATGTGATGACCAAGGAGAACCTCGTCACCGCACCACCGAATACGTCGCTCGATGAGGCGAACAATATCCTCCAGCGCCACAAGGTCGAAAAGCTGCTCCTCGTCGATGACGACAACCGCCTGGTCGGGCTCATCACGATCAAGGACATCGACAAGAACCGGCAGTATCCCGAAAGTTGCCGGGACGAGCGCGGACGACTCCGTGTCGGAGCGGCCGTCGGCGTCAACGATCTCGATCGCGTCGCCGCCCTGATCGAAAACGGCGTCGATGTCATCGCCATCGACAGCGCCCACGGCCACAGCGAAAACGTCATCCAGACAGTCCGCGCGGTCCGCAAGCGCTACGACATCGACATCATCGCAGGCAACATCGCCACGGGCGAAGCCGCGACGGACTTGATCGACGCCGGGGCGGACGCCCTCAAGGTCGGCATCGGTCCCGGCTCCATCTGCACGACGCGCGTCGTTTCCGGAGTCGGTATGCCCCAGATCACGGCGATCTTTGCCGTCGCCGACGTCGCCACCGACGCAGGCATCCCCGTGATCGCCGACGGCGGAATCCGCTTCTCCGGCGACATCACCAAGGCCCTCGCCGCCGGGGCCCATAGCGTCATGATGGGGTCGCTTTTTGCCGGACTGGAGGAGTCTCCCGGCAGTACCGTCTTCTGGCGGGGCCGCCGTTTCAAGGAATATCGCGGCATGGGCTCGCTCGGGGCGATGGTGTCGGGCAGTGCTGACCGATATTCTCAGAAGGGCGAGAGCGGTCGCGACAAGCTCGTCCCCGAGGGCGTCGAGGGCCGCGTGCCCTATCGCGGCCGGCTGGCGGAACTGACGTACCAGCTCGTCGGCGGCCTGCGGGCCGGGATGGGCTACTGCGGCGCGGCCAGTGTCGAGGATTTGCGGCGGACCGCGCGGTTTATGCGCGTCTCGTCCGCGGGTATGGCCGAGTCGCATCCGCACAATCTGGTGATCACCGAGGAAGCCCCGAACTACGCCGTCGAACACGTCGTTGAGGTATAGAGAACGATGAACCGTCGAAACGTCGAAACGTCGAAACTGGGAATTCACCACCGAGGCACCGAGGCGCAGAGAACCCTTTCATTGATAACTCCAAGTTCAGCTCGGCGTCTCTGTGCCTCTGTGGTGAGCGTTTTCCTCTTTGCCACCGGCTGCGCGCATCTCAACAACCCCTACGAAGACTCCAGCGCCATGATTGACGAGGAGATGACGACACCCAGCACGCAAACCTACCTGGCCGGCGGCGCGCCCACAGGCCGGCCGTTCGGCCGCACCTGGTCCAGCTCGCAGGTGCTGTACACGAACGGTGCCGTCACACACTGGCCGCTCTGGTTTGAGGACCCGTTCGAGGACAAGGGCAACGGCTACCAGCCGGTCGCGGACCGCGACGCGCCGGATAACGTCTTCTGCTGGAACTGGGTGGATTATCTGCACATCGGCTACGGCCCCGGCCGCGAGCTGGTGAACATTGCCGGCTACCCCGCCAGCGCCGCCGTGACGCCGCCGGGCACGCTGATGGAAAGCGACGGCCGCTTGAGCAAGGGCCTGCTCGGTTATGACCACGACGCCCAGCGCGCCGACTCCGCCACGCGCGAGCCGCCGCATGTCCACCCCGTCGATCGGCGTGACCACACCGACGAAGAGCACCATGAACCGCCGGCGGTGACACAGCCGGAAGAGCATTAGTGGAGCATGGGCCTCCGGCCCGTGCGAATCATCTTGAATCCGCGAGTTCAATCGGTCGTAGCAAGAAACGGCTACAAACTCGAACTCACCTTTTCGAACGGTGAAGTTGGAGTTTACGATTGCACGCCGTTACTCGATTTCGGGGTCTTCACAGAGCTGCGCGACGTTGATTATTTCAAACGGGCCATCGCGGAGAGCGGCACCGTAGTCTGGCCGAACGAGCAGGATATTTGCCCGGATACGCTGTACGAAGATTCG from Phycisphaerae bacterium includes:
- a CDS encoding CAAX prenyl protease-related protein, which codes for MSDQREPPWLTSLVAHEPKAPYMAPYMAYLLLLMLNDVFPTSLRWLAILLHIALASYVTWLFRHHLPPLGRPHWILAIVVGLIAAWGWVAGQHAVNGVVIAGHDLGGWLPFYPGSAKPYNPHVDYGDGAAFWVYVSAKITRACTIVPIVEEIFWRGFILRAFVNWDRFEKVPWGQFAWRAMIGSALISVIQHPANWIVSIGCWLLFNALFYWKKSLLCLMITHAVTNLALYIYVVRAGDWQFW
- the radA gene encoding DNA repair protein RadA, translated to MARKHSNFICESCGRVHAQWMGKCPDCGEWNTLVEQVVEGTAEDKHRPVVSAEQPILAAIKDVQPDATRRYPSGIAEFDRVLGGGIVPGSAILIGGDPGIGKSTLLLQVGHALATAGKKAIYVSSEESLGQIRLRAARLNFADSPMLTAAQANLDIISNLIQQQKPDLVVVDSVQMVYRPDMTAAPGSVTQLRDAAARLIWLAKQMGFALVLVGHVTKEGAIAGPMILEHLVDCVAYFEGDRFHSHRLIRAVKNRFGSTDELGIFEMTDAGLIPIADPSKLFLQSGRQARPGSVVLAACEGTRTLLVEVQALCAQSVFGSAKRKATGVDAGRVSMILAVIEKHADCVVGDQDVFVNVVGGVRVNEPAADLAIALAVVGAMTNRSLPATTVVCGELGLGAELRPVHHLRQRITEAARVGFKQFILPRGEQKPAPATKDAAIELLACESLSHALRQLA
- a CDS encoding O-antigen ligase family protein codes for the protein MPFDSSPDLLVDDSLPARRTSALLAIVAGAALIGNCLLNSPSRFSEQQLHDASPLHWVVWLLALGGQFPTARGVEIRNLIFYSAAAILAILAGARLALSGVRPRMSEDDLWDFRRRASSPYFWWFLLLIVSALSSWYAHAPAVCKGQTIARLLQAAWWFPLAALLVSKHVRMVAITLVAALATTAAIGIWYQLARVMPNLPAARLQYPMGNELWLAACLLPGVFVALGLVAARPRTVWLGAAVLALLVMAAALALTRSRSAAAGLVAGFVAAGLCLAPPKWRKPAILTICLLGIAGALYFQKQFSGGLRSHSFRSRIGYEWPYALHLFSLKPIAGHGDGAYSLLAGQFARMDQLDDPGIMRSDENVWSGHAHNEFLQLLCDLGILGTLAFAAAIGTTLYHAFRTVTASSLPGESPGNRWLVIGLIGALAASTVEACGTPAIREPGATPIVLTVWACLWALVRRSRPAVPTDERDKPFSEAALRLTGLVAVLGAAALGWHGIQDWRAARARFESEAALNEMQFVRSAQQADFAAAHLLDPFQKNLARMIATWARSLEFDRRLAHSAAAPGDDELDVAHEALTRLNQLKQDTPRFLRVSRIESALCLNLARAYERRGERASRDEYQEKFIAALEASRADEPFLADRVAALWRAKPTATVMDRLNWLRALIRVGEMDPQVLQLFSSLDRAPGFAQALEDLYQIAARDENRTPDDWEDRLSPETLRLAALAKALSGSPADAARLADRAVSLYEKAGPRLFGGTAAALHESVHYRFAADPTTLTEENLDRLARAHTLLGSPATRESTLAGSLGETRLHLLLAAGREKDAEAQIPRLESTSPDAPLPTQLAQAYVRLASSFAEEPGRYPNVQRWCRRAEELAPTIPDPHAVLIRAALRAGDESTAQSAARKILDLEPDRLKAAEYLTGLRQRYPGLALWADLAKSYPGLFSPVTSKPTTSQP
- the guaB gene encoding IMP dehydrogenase, with the translated sequence MHPKIIGDAVTFDDVLLVPARSAVVPRDADVRTQLTRNITVNIPLVSAPMDTVTEASLAIALAQEGGIGIIHKNLSIEAQCREVDKVKRSAHGVILDPVTLRPTDTVDQAAEVMRLHNVSGVPITQEDGTLAGILTRRDMKFMEHGPRETQKSQSIKKSKYAELRIDDVMTKENLVTAPPNTSLDEANNILQRHKVEKLLLVDDDNRLVGLITIKDIDKNRQYPESCRDERGRLRVGAAVGVNDLDRVAALIENGVDVIAIDSAHGHSENVIQTVRAVRKRYDIDIIAGNIATGEAATDLIDAGADALKVGIGPGSICTTRVVSGVGMPQITAIFAVADVATDAGIPVIADGGIRFSGDITKALAAGAHSVMMGSLFAGLEESPGSTVFWRGRRFKEYRGMGSLGAMVSGSADRYSQKGESGRDKLVPEGVEGRVPYRGRLAELTYQLVGGLRAGMGYCGAASVEDLRRTARFMRVSSAGMAESHPHNLVITEEAPNYAVEHVVEV
- a CDS encoding DUF2442 domain-containing protein, with amino-acid sequence MNPRVQSVVARNGYKLELTFSNGEVGVYDCTPLLDFGVFTELRDVDYFKRAIAESGTVVWPNEQDICPDTLYEDSKNLAST